From the genome of Amycolatopsis sp. NBC_01488, one region includes:
- a CDS encoding MFS transporter: protein MTAQRQRWGVLAVVALAQLMVVLDATIVNIALPAAQADLGFGDADRQWVVTAYSLAFGSLLLAGGRLNDRFGARTGFIVGLTGFAVASALGGWAPGFAVLVAARAAQGVFAALLAPAALSLLSTTFRGTGDVGRAFGVYGAVAGGGGAIGLLLGGVLTDVLSWRWCLFVNVVLAAAVIAGARTALPANARTTAQRTDWWGIGLVVAGLFALVLGFGRSEVLGWTSPETLGSLALGVGLLGAFGFVEVRTATPLLPPSILRSRTRGTSYLVMLLAAVGMFSMYLFLAYYLQRTLGFSPVLAGVAFLPMAVSVAVGSAASGAALVPRFGIRLPVTAGAALAAAGFLYLTGIGAEAAYATAVLPGLLMAGLGLGTVFGSTMRSAAAGVPPAQAGVASATVNTTQQIGGSIGIALLTSLSLAASGEIAGYHAAFWGAAAALAAAAVVAGVLYPPPSRTAQAERRYQEQKS, encoded by the coding sequence ATGACCGCACAACGGCAGCGGTGGGGGGTCCTCGCCGTCGTCGCGCTCGCCCAGCTCATGGTGGTGCTGGACGCGACCATCGTGAACATCGCGCTGCCCGCGGCGCAGGCGGACCTCGGCTTCGGCGACGCGGACCGCCAGTGGGTGGTGACCGCGTACTCGCTCGCCTTCGGCAGCCTGCTGCTCGCCGGCGGACGGCTCAACGACCGCTTCGGCGCCCGCACCGGCTTCATCGTCGGGCTGACCGGGTTCGCCGTCGCTTCGGCCCTCGGCGGCTGGGCGCCGGGGTTCGCCGTGCTGGTCGCGGCCCGGGCCGCGCAAGGCGTGTTCGCCGCGCTGCTGGCGCCGGCCGCGCTGTCGCTGCTGTCGACGACGTTCCGCGGCACCGGCGACGTGGGGCGCGCGTTCGGCGTCTACGGGGCCGTCGCCGGCGGCGGCGGAGCGATCGGGCTGCTGCTCGGCGGTGTCCTGACCGACGTGCTGTCCTGGCGCTGGTGCCTGTTCGTCAACGTCGTGCTCGCGGCCGCCGTCATCGCCGGTGCCCGGACCGCGCTCCCGGCCAACGCTCGCACGACCGCTCAGCGAACAGACTGGTGGGGCATCGGGCTCGTCGTAGCTGGCCTGTTCGCGCTCGTGCTGGGCTTTGGCCGGTCAGAGGTGCTCGGCTGGACCAGCCCGGAAACCCTCGGCTCGCTCGCGCTCGGGGTCGGGCTGCTCGGCGCGTTCGGGTTCGTCGAGGTCCGCACGGCCACGCCGTTGCTGCCGCCCTCGATCCTGCGTTCGCGCACGCGCGGCACGTCGTACCTGGTCATGTTGCTCGCCGCGGTCGGGATGTTTTCGATGTACCTGTTCCTGGCCTACTACCTGCAGCGGACGCTCGGCTTCTCGCCGGTGCTCGCGGGCGTGGCGTTCCTGCCGATGGCCGTGTCGGTCGCCGTCGGCTCCGCCGCGTCCGGCGCCGCGCTGGTCCCCCGGTTCGGCATCCGGCTGCCGGTCACGGCGGGAGCCGCGCTCGCCGCCGCCGGTTTCCTCTACCTCACCGGGATCGGCGCCGAGGCCGCGTACGCCACCGCCGTCCTTCCGGGACTGCTGATGGCCGGGCTCGGGCTGGGCACGGTCTTCGGCTCGACGATGCGCTCGGCGGCCGCCGGGGTGCCGCCGGCGCAGGCGGGTGTCGCGTCGGCGACGGTGAACACCACCCAGCAGATCGGCGGCTCGATCGGCATCGCCCTGCTTACCAGCCTTTCGCTGGCCGCGTCCGGGGAGATCGCCGGGTACCACGCCGCGTTCTGGGGCGCGGCCGCCGCACTGGCCGCGGCCGCGGTGGTCGCGGGCGTGCTCTATCCCCCGCCGAGCCGCACGGCGCAGGCGGAACGCCGGTACCAGGAGCAGAAGTCATGA
- a CDS encoding CocE/NonD family hydrolase has product MTKPQRAGVIGAVHRKVFGLPPGGTPYTVERGLRVPTADGAHLLTDVYAPVGETHGTVLIRTPYGRGLPESLFHGRALADHGYQVVVQSVRGTGGSTGTFRPMAQEASDAQDTVAWLRTQPWFTGRLATLGGSYLGWTQWALLRDPPPELRASVVVVGPHDFARALRGTGSFALADFLGWSAMIQARGLPAMLAARCRVKAALREPTAEAAALGIGAPWFTDWLSHTDLDDPFWTDYDATAALATTRTPTLLIGGWHDVFVDQTLEQFHALEERGVDVAMTIGPWTHLDTTFKAARVTDSEALSWFDQHLAGAASARPAPVRSYLTGAGVWRTLQSWPPKTGEHTLALHASGQLSDEPAEDPGTVEFTYDPADPTPALGGRHMSAKAGRQDNRPLERRDDVVTFTSAPLEADLDVVGTPHVELRLTVESPAPPHLFVRLCDVDDRGRSWNVTEVFTTTSGSVSLPLGSCAHRFLAGHRVRLQISGGAYPRFARNPAPARYALACADSSLSLPVEPASTKEPA; this is encoded by the coding sequence ATGACGAAACCCCAGCGCGCCGGCGTCATCGGCGCTGTGCACCGGAAGGTGTTCGGCCTGCCACCGGGTGGGACGCCCTACACGGTCGAGCGCGGGCTGCGGGTTCCCACCGCGGACGGCGCGCACCTCCTCACCGACGTCTACGCGCCCGTCGGGGAAACGCACGGCACGGTCCTGATCCGGACGCCCTACGGCCGCGGGCTGCCGGAAAGCCTCTTCCACGGCCGTGCGTTAGCCGATCACGGCTACCAGGTCGTCGTGCAGAGCGTCCGGGGCACCGGCGGCTCCACCGGGACGTTCCGCCCGATGGCGCAGGAGGCATCAGACGCCCAGGACACCGTCGCCTGGCTGCGCACGCAGCCGTGGTTCACCGGTCGCCTCGCCACCCTCGGCGGCTCCTATCTCGGCTGGACGCAGTGGGCGCTGCTCCGGGATCCGCCGCCGGAACTGCGGGCGTCCGTCGTCGTGGTCGGCCCGCACGACTTCGCCCGCGCACTTCGGGGCACGGGGTCCTTCGCGCTCGCCGACTTCCTCGGCTGGAGCGCCATGATCCAGGCGCGAGGACTGCCCGCCATGCTGGCCGCACGCTGCCGCGTCAAGGCCGCGCTGCGAGAACCGACCGCCGAAGCCGCCGCGCTGGGCATCGGTGCGCCGTGGTTCACCGACTGGCTCAGCCACACCGATCTCGACGATCCTTTTTGGACGGACTACGACGCGACGGCCGCCCTCGCCACGACGCGGACCCCGACACTGCTCATCGGCGGCTGGCACGACGTCTTCGTCGACCAGACACTCGAGCAGTTCCACGCCCTCGAAGAGCGCGGCGTCGACGTGGCCATGACGATCGGTCCCTGGACCCACCTCGACACGACGTTCAAGGCGGCGCGCGTCACGGACTCCGAAGCACTGTCCTGGTTCGACCAGCATCTCGCCGGTGCCGCGTCCGCCCGCCCGGCTCCCGTCCGCAGCTACCTCACCGGCGCCGGCGTCTGGCGGACGTTGCAGTCCTGGCCGCCGAAGACCGGCGAACACACCCTCGCCCTGCACGCGAGCGGGCAGCTAAGCGACGAACCGGCCGAGGATCCGGGCACGGTCGAGTTCACCTACGACCCGGCGGACCCCACACCGGCGCTCGGCGGACGGCACATGTCGGCCAAGGCGGGCCGCCAGGACAACCGCCCGCTCGAACGCCGCGACGACGTCGTCACCTTCACCTCGGCGCCCCTGGAAGCCGATCTCGACGTCGTCGGCACACCCCATGTCGAACTCCGGTTGACCGTGGAATCCCCCGCACCGCCCCATCTTTTCGTCCGGCTGTGCGACGTCGACGACCGCGGCCGGTCGTGGAACGTGACCGAGGTGTTCACCACGACCTCGGGGTCGGTGAGCCTGCCGCTCGGTTCGTGCGCCCACCGCTTCCTGGCCGGGCACCGGGTGCGTCTCCAGATCTCGGGCGGCGCCTACCCGCGCTTCGCCCGCAACCCCGCGCCGGCTCGCTACGCGCTCGCCTGCGCGGATTCGTCCCTGTCCTTGCCTGTGGAACCGGCGTCTACGAAGGAGCCCGCATGA
- a CDS encoding CocE/NonD family hydrolase yields the protein MKKAHRLAGAVLLALAAVTVAPAAAEASWVPEPEPATYGHSQPTAASVTMDDGVMLSTQVVYPTDPATGARAPGTFPVLLSQTPYGMAGPDPRAGGAYFVERGYIYVTASVRGTGASGGQLDWFGARQGRDGAALVGWAAHGLPGSDGNVGLDGCSYLGVDQWYTAAEAGPHSALKAIAPFCTDSEMYEDLATVGGVPTTFIPSIAHAFPRGPQDNPQTDPLSVTVNDLTTGGARSYDNPYWHGLDVQDLMPRIVANGIPALSEAGWKDLFPGGSIGAYVAAQNAYFHRPVTAPIAAGQRVTGRYHAVVGPWTHGEHVNEDVLSNIRKEWFDTWLKGRPTGMANTTKPLHLFQNGGDRWVDTAAWPPSTGTGTYYLDSGNALTTTRPTAAGTDEISSALTYTTTPLARDAVLDGPIDVSLYLKSTTPDAYVAATVNLVSPTGVVTKVSDGGLLASLRELDTRQSWYGSGHALIQPSHPFTQASQRLLTPNETVKMDISVLPNFTVLPAGYRLQVVLNSQAPANFHFQLAPTPQQKAHLGSGQFSISRAPWAPSSITVPLAAPASFTTSPVTWGPSS from the coding sequence ATGAAGAAAGCCCATCGGCTGGCCGGAGCCGTGCTGCTCGCGCTGGCCGCGGTGACCGTCGCACCGGCAGCGGCAGAAGCGAGCTGGGTGCCGGAGCCGGAGCCCGCGACCTACGGGCACAGCCAGCCGACAGCCGCGTCCGTCACGATGGACGACGGCGTCATGCTGTCCACACAGGTGGTCTATCCGACCGACCCGGCCACCGGTGCGCGCGCACCGGGCACGTTTCCTGTCCTGCTTTCCCAGACCCCGTACGGCATGGCGGGCCCCGATCCGCGGGCCGGCGGTGCCTACTTCGTCGAACGCGGGTACATCTACGTCACGGCCTCGGTCCGGGGCACCGGCGCCTCGGGCGGGCAGCTGGACTGGTTCGGCGCGCGGCAAGGCCGCGACGGCGCCGCGCTGGTCGGCTGGGCAGCTCACGGTCTCCCGGGCTCCGACGGCAACGTCGGCCTGGACGGCTGTTCCTACCTCGGCGTCGACCAGTGGTACACCGCGGCCGAGGCCGGGCCGCACTCGGCGCTCAAGGCCATCGCGCCGTTCTGCACCGACTCCGAGATGTACGAGGACCTCGCGACGGTGGGCGGCGTCCCGACCACGTTCATCCCGTCGATCGCCCACGCCTTCCCGCGCGGGCCGCAGGACAACCCGCAGACCGATCCCCTGTCGGTCACGGTCAACGACCTGACCACCGGCGGCGCCCGGTCGTACGACAATCCCTACTGGCACGGACTCGACGTCCAGGATCTCATGCCGCGGATCGTCGCGAACGGAATTCCCGCGTTGAGCGAAGCGGGCTGGAAAGACCTGTTCCCCGGGGGCAGCATCGGCGCGTACGTGGCCGCGCAGAACGCGTACTTCCACCGGCCCGTGACCGCGCCGATCGCCGCCGGGCAGCGGGTGACCGGCCGGTACCACGCCGTCGTGGGCCCGTGGACGCACGGCGAGCACGTGAACGAAGACGTGCTCTCGAACATCCGCAAGGAATGGTTCGACACGTGGTTGAAGGGCCGGCCGACCGGCATGGCGAACACCACGAAACCCTTGCACCTCTTCCAGAACGGCGGCGACCGCTGGGTCGACACCGCGGCCTGGCCGCCGTCCACCGGCACCGGTACGTACTACCTCGACAGCGGCAACGCTTTGACGACCACCCGGCCCACCGCTGCCGGGACCGACGAGATTTCGTCCGCGCTCACCTACACCACCACGCCCCTCGCCCGGGACGCGGTGCTGGACGGCCCGATCGACGTCAGCCTGTACCTGAAGTCGACCACTCCCGACGCGTACGTGGCCGCGACCGTCAACCTCGTGTCGCCGACCGGCGTCGTGACGAAGGTGTCGGACGGCGGCCTCCTGGCGAGCCTGCGCGAACTGGACACCCGGCAGAGCTGGTACGGCAGCGGCCACGCGCTGATCCAGCCGAGTCACCCGTTCACCCAGGCGAGCCAACGACTGCTCACGCCGAACGAGACCGTGAAGATGGACATCTCGGTCCTGCCGAACTTCACCGTGCTCCCCGCCGGCTACCGGCTCCAGGTCGTGCTGAACAGCCAGGCACCGGCCAACTTCCACTTCCAGCTGGCCCCGACACCGCAGCAGAAAGCGCACCTCGGCTCGGGGCAATTCAGCATCAGCCGGGCCCCGTGGGCGCCGTCGTCCATCACGGTGCCGCTCGCCGCGCCGGCCTCCTTCACCACCAGCCCCGTCACCTGGGGACCGTCTTCCTGA
- a CDS encoding MFS transporter: MTPEPAATAPALRPDDPDPARRLRRVVAASLVGTTIEWYDFFVYASAAGLVFSKQFFPALDSTAALLASFATFGVSIAARPVGGVIAGHLGDRFGRKGVLVATLVLMGLSTVGVGLLPGYDAIGIAAPVLLVLLRLLQGLSAGGEWGGAALMAVEHAPPRRRGYFGSFPQIGVPIGLLLANLAFFTVSASTTKDQFQAWGWRIPFLLSVVLIGVGFFVRARVAESPVFTELQERRSRRSAPLKVLFRTSSRELIVAIGLFIANNLIGYILIAFITSYGTRTLKLSSTTMLLVSMVGAVAWGVFTLLAGRWSDTWGRRRTYLVGTLALALWTFPFFLLFDTRSVPLLLVAVVVLAFGLGLTYGPQAAAYAELFPAAIRYSGVSFAYAFGAVLGGGFAPLVATWLVGLTGTSLSVSAYMLVACLITLAAVLALRERTAEEREAFVVATG, encoded by the coding sequence ATGACCCCCGAACCCGCCGCCACCGCTCCCGCACTCAGACCCGACGACCCAGACCCGGCGCGCCGGCTGCGGCGAGTCGTCGCCGCCAGCCTCGTCGGGACCACCATCGAGTGGTACGACTTCTTCGTCTACGCCTCGGCCGCCGGGCTGGTGTTCAGCAAGCAGTTCTTCCCGGCGCTGGACAGCACGGCCGCGCTGCTCGCCTCCTTCGCCACGTTCGGCGTCAGCATCGCCGCCCGCCCGGTCGGCGGCGTCATCGCCGGGCACCTCGGGGACCGGTTCGGCCGCAAGGGCGTCCTGGTCGCCACGCTCGTGCTGATGGGCCTGTCCACCGTCGGCGTCGGCCTGCTCCCGGGCTACGACGCCATCGGCATCGCCGCGCCCGTCCTGCTCGTCCTGCTCCGGCTCCTGCAGGGCCTGTCCGCGGGCGGCGAGTGGGGCGGCGCCGCGCTGATGGCCGTCGAACACGCCCCACCACGACGGCGCGGCTACTTCGGCTCGTTCCCGCAGATCGGCGTCCCGATCGGCCTGCTGCTGGCCAACCTCGCCTTCTTCACGGTGTCGGCGTCGACCACGAAGGACCAGTTCCAGGCGTGGGGCTGGCGCATCCCGTTCCTGCTCTCGGTCGTGCTGATCGGGGTCGGGTTCTTCGTGCGCGCACGGGTTGCCGAAAGCCCGGTCTTCACCGAGCTGCAGGAACGCCGGAGCCGTCGCTCGGCGCCGCTGAAAGTGTTGTTCCGGACCAGCTCCCGCGAACTGATCGTCGCGATCGGGCTGTTCATCGCGAACAACCTGATCGGGTACATCCTGATCGCCTTCATCACGTCCTACGGCACGCGGACGCTGAAGCTGTCCAGCACGACCATGCTGCTCGTCAGCATGGTCGGCGCGGTCGCCTGGGGTGTGTTCACCCTGCTCGCCGGCCGCTGGTCGGACACCTGGGGCCGGCGGCGGACCTACCTCGTCGGCACGCTCGCCCTGGCCCTGTGGACGTTCCCGTTCTTCCTGCTCTTCGACACCCGGTCCGTGCCGCTGCTGCTCGTGGCCGTCGTCGTGCTCGCGTTCGGCCTGGGCCTGACGTACGGACCGCAGGCCGCGGCCTATGCCGAGCTGTTCCCCGCCGCGATCCGCTACAGCGGCGTGTCGTTCGCCTACGCCTTCGGTGCCGTCCTCGGCGGCGGTTTCGCGCCGCTGGTGGCGACCTGGCTGGTCGGGCTGACCGGCACGTCGCTGTCCGTCTCGGCCTACATGCTCGTGGCCTGCCTGATCACGCTGGCCGCTGTGCTCGCGCTGCGGGAACGCACGGCCGAGGAACGGGAGGCATTCGTCGTCGCCACCGGCTGA
- a CDS encoding amidohydrolase, whose translation MTRIFVNGLVWPQANRPAGPEPTALAVRDGHVVACGTDAEIRELAGAGAEEIDLGGRRLIPGLIDGHMHAVRGGASWARELRWTDVPDLAAGLGAIRAAARRAEPGDWIRVVGGWHPCQFPESREPTRAELDAVTTDHPVYVQALYEAAVLNSAALRAAGIDAASADPPGGRFERDPVTGEPTGRVFGMGAFNHVLSAVPPATPEEERRSTAVMFADLHALGLTGLVDAGGFGMPPQRYEPLFALWREGGLSMRMRLFLSATDPGQEYAQLVDWMRHTPSRFGDPMLAFLGIGEVVHFGCHDFEGLEDFAISDAAIDELHRICAHAAERGWPVNIHAVVDESIDRILTCWEAVDERIPVGGLRFTLSHGDRISARNLKRLKALGAGLVLDDHHVFKAASSERAWGAGSLAAVPPIADLLAAGVPLAAGTDATRACSHNPWLALWWLITGRSADGTARRGAEHRMSREQALDCYTAGSAWLSFEETTRGRLVPGAYADFAVLSEDYFAVPVDRIPLIRSELTVVAGEVVHSTG comes from the coding sequence ATGACCAGGATCTTCGTCAACGGCCTCGTGTGGCCCCAGGCAAACCGGCCCGCCGGGCCCGAACCGACCGCGCTGGCCGTTCGCGACGGCCACGTCGTGGCGTGCGGTACCGACGCCGAAATCCGCGAACTGGCCGGCGCGGGTGCCGAGGAGATCGACCTCGGCGGCCGCCGGCTGATCCCGGGCTTGATCGACGGGCACATGCACGCCGTGCGCGGCGGGGCGAGCTGGGCGCGTGAGCTGCGCTGGACGGATGTGCCCGACCTGGCGGCCGGGCTCGGCGCGATCCGGGCCGCGGCCCGGCGGGCCGAGCCGGGGGACTGGATCCGCGTCGTCGGGGGCTGGCACCCGTGCCAGTTCCCCGAATCCCGCGAGCCCACCCGGGCCGAACTGGACGCCGTCACCACCGACCACCCGGTGTACGTGCAGGCGCTGTACGAGGCCGCGGTGCTCAACTCGGCAGCGTTGCGCGCGGCCGGGATCGACGCCGCGAGCGCGGATCCGCCCGGTGGCCGCTTCGAACGCGATCCGGTGACCGGCGAGCCGACCGGCCGGGTCTTCGGCATGGGTGCGTTCAACCACGTCCTCTCCGCGGTGCCGCCGGCCACGCCCGAGGAGGAACGCCGGTCCACCGCCGTGATGTTCGCCGACCTGCACGCGCTCGGCCTGACCGGGCTCGTCGACGCCGGCGGGTTCGGGATGCCGCCGCAGCGGTACGAGCCGCTGTTCGCGTTGTGGCGCGAGGGCGGCCTCTCGATGCGGATGCGGCTCTTCCTGTCCGCCACCGACCCGGGCCAGGAGTACGCCCAGCTCGTGGACTGGATGCGCCACACCCCCTCCCGGTTCGGCGATCCGATGCTGGCCTTCCTCGGCATCGGGGAAGTGGTGCACTTCGGCTGTCACGACTTCGAAGGCCTCGAAGACTTCGCCATCTCCGACGCGGCGATCGACGAGCTGCACCGGATCTGTGCCCACGCCGCCGAACGCGGCTGGCCGGTGAACATCCACGCCGTCGTCGACGAATCCATCGACCGGATCCTCACCTGCTGGGAGGCCGTCGACGAGCGGATCCCGGTGGGCGGGCTGCGGTTCACCCTCTCGCACGGCGACCGCATCAGCGCCCGGAACCTGAAGCGGCTCAAGGCACTCGGCGCCGGCTTGGTGCTCGACGACCACCACGTGTTCAAAGCCGCATCGTCCGAACGGGCCTGGGGCGCCGGGTCCCTGGCCGCGGTGCCGCCGATCGCCGACCTGCTCGCCGCCGGCGTCCCGCTCGCGGCCGGGACCGACGCCACCCGCGCTTGCTCGCACAACCCGTGGCTCGCGCTGTGGTGGCTGATCACGGGCCGGTCCGCGGACGGAACCGCCCGGCGGGGCGCCGAGCACCGGATGTCGCGGGAACAGGCGCTGGACTGCTACACGGCGGGCAGCGCCTGGCTCAGCTTCGAGGAGACGACCCGGGGACGGCTGGTGCCCGGCGCGTACGCGGATTTCGCGGTCCTCAGCGAGGACTACTTCGCCGTCCCCGTGGACCGGATCCCGCTGATCCGGTCCGAGCTGACGGTGGTGGCGGGCGAGGTCGTGCACTCGACCGGCTGA
- a CDS encoding amidohydrolase family protein, producing the protein MTQRTLIQGGTVYSVDPGIGELPRGDVLIEGDTIVAVGEGIPAAGARVIDATDRIVLPGLVDTHRHLWQAALRQIAADWTLGEYIDRMLLTLGPRFGPEDVYAAELLGALEAVDAGITTVLDWAHIMRSPEHADEAVRGLVDSGVRAVFGYGNPGGPPAGWYARDVARVAESCSGLVGFALASMGPEFGPIEDTVADLRLARELGIRTSMHVGVGLLGRQRSITELHRRDLLGPDLIYVHCNTCTDAELRLIAETGGHASISPRVEMQMGHGYPATGRLCAAGVQPSLSVDVVSGVGGSLFAEMRGTLEAERGWQHHVALSRGESLAALTITTRDVVRMATIEGARTLGLQARIGSLTPGKQADIVLLDTNRPNLAPVNHLPAAITLADNENVDTVLIAGRVVKRDGRLVRHDLAAVRELARASRDRLLAPAVA; encoded by the coding sequence ATGACACAGAGAACGCTCATCCAGGGTGGCACCGTCTACAGCGTCGATCCCGGCATCGGCGAACTGCCGCGCGGCGACGTGCTGATCGAAGGCGACACGATCGTGGCCGTCGGCGAGGGGATCCCGGCGGCGGGGGCGCGCGTCATCGACGCGACCGACCGGATCGTGCTGCCCGGGCTGGTGGACACCCACCGCCACCTCTGGCAGGCCGCGCTCCGGCAGATCGCGGCCGACTGGACGCTCGGCGAGTACATCGACCGGATGCTGCTGACGCTCGGCCCGCGGTTCGGCCCGGAGGACGTCTACGCGGCCGAGCTGCTCGGCGCGCTCGAGGCCGTCGACGCCGGCATCACCACGGTGCTGGACTGGGCGCACATCATGCGCAGTCCCGAGCACGCCGACGAAGCGGTGCGCGGCCTGGTGGACTCCGGCGTCCGGGCCGTGTTCGGCTACGGCAACCCGGGCGGGCCGCCTGCCGGGTGGTACGCCCGCGACGTGGCCCGCGTCGCGGAGTCCTGCTCGGGGTTGGTCGGCTTCGCGCTCGCCAGCATGGGACCGGAGTTCGGCCCGATCGAAGACACCGTCGCCGACCTCCGGCTCGCCCGCGAACTCGGCATCCGCACGTCGATGCACGTCGGCGTCGGGCTGCTGGGCCGGCAGCGGTCGATCACCGAACTGCACCGGCGGGACCTGCTCGGCCCGGACCTGATCTACGTGCACTGCAACACCTGCACCGACGCCGAACTGCGGCTCATCGCCGAAACCGGCGGGCACGCCTCGATCTCCCCGCGGGTCGAGATGCAGATGGGCCACGGCTACCCGGCGACCGGCCGGCTGTGCGCGGCCGGGGTGCAGCCGAGCCTGAGCGTGGACGTCGTGTCCGGGGTGGGTGGCAGCCTCTTCGCCGAGATGCGCGGAACGCTCGAAGCCGAGCGCGGCTGGCAGCACCACGTCGCGCTGTCCCGCGGCGAGTCACTGGCGGCACTGACGATCACCACCCGCGACGTCGTCCGGATGGCCACCATCGAAGGCGCGCGCACACTGGGTCTCCAGGCCCGCATCGGCTCGCTGACCCCGGGCAAGCAGGCCGACATCGTCCTGCTCGACACGAACCGGCCGAACCTGGCGCCGGTGAACCACCTGCCGGCGGCGATCACCCTGGCGGACAACGAGAACGTCGACACCGTGCTGATCGCCGGCCGGGTGGTCAAGCGGGACGGCCGGCTCGTCCGGCACGACTTGGCGGCGGTGCGCGAACTGGCTCGCGCGTCGCGGGACCGCCTGCTGGCGCCGGCGGTTGCCTGA
- a CDS encoding MBL fold metallo-hydrolase, producing MTRCAGARITVLDENFIDILLPSSPRVRRYNMDQHFSSRYGELLAENGLCFLVETFTENGSTKILFDAGLTAPVVLHNARHLGVDLSEVDAVVLSHGHPDHFGGINGVLEAIGHPTPVLAHPDAFDPRMIVKPHTTLPMINIGLTREGIRAAGGHLMEARDPVPLGPGLLTSGEMKTSAEFEREAPAGRLCVHADGHVEADDINDHQVLGIDVEGHGLIVIDPCGHRGVVSSVDHMRGLTGTDTLYGVLGGFHTGHPGISAHRIDNTAKALAAYDPKLVAPMHCSGFPLKKAVAELLPDAFEIVTAGTVLTVGDVPPDTRTWR from the coding sequence ATGACGCGCTGCGCAGGCGCCCGCATCACCGTCCTCGACGAGAACTTCATCGACATCCTGCTGCCCTCCAGCCCCCGGGTCCGCCGATACAACATGGACCAGCACTTCAGCTCCCGCTACGGCGAACTGCTCGCCGAGAACGGCTTGTGCTTCCTCGTGGAGACGTTCACCGAGAACGGTTCCACGAAGATCCTGTTCGACGCCGGGCTGACGGCGCCGGTGGTGCTGCACAACGCGCGGCACCTCGGGGTCGACCTGAGCGAGGTCGACGCGGTGGTGCTCAGCCACGGCCACCCCGACCACTTCGGCGGCATCAACGGCGTGCTCGAAGCGATCGGCCACCCCACCCCGGTCCTCGCGCACCCCGACGCGTTCGACCCGCGGATGATCGTCAAGCCGCACACCACGCTCCCGATGATCAACATCGGCCTGACCCGCGAAGGGATCCGGGCCGCCGGCGGGCACCTCATGGAGGCGCGGGACCCGGTACCGCTCGGACCGGGCCTGCTCACCTCCGGCGAGATGAAGACCAGCGCCGAGTTCGAGCGGGAAGCGCCGGCCGGACGCCTGTGCGTCCACGCGGACGGCCACGTCGAAGCCGACGACATCAACGACCACCAGGTGCTCGGCATCGACGTCGAGGGCCACGGCCTGATCGTCATCGACCCGTGCGGGCACCGCGGCGTGGTCAGCTCGGTCGACCACATGCGGGGCCTCACAGGCACCGACACGCTTTACGGCGTCCTCGGCGGGTTCCACACCGGACACCCCGGGATCAGCGCCCACCGGATCGACAACACGGCGAAAGCCCTCGCCGCGTACGACCCGAAGCTGGTCGCGCCCATGCACTGCAGCGGGTTCCCGCTCAAGAAGGCCGTCGCGGAGCTGCTCCCGGACGCCTTCGAGATCGTCACGGCGGGCACGGTGCTGACTGTCGGCGATGTCCCGCCCGACACGCGCACCTGGCGATAG
- a CDS encoding quinone oxidoreductase family protein, which translates to MRALRFDRFGGPDVLRVAEVPDPVATDGTAVVAVRSASVNPSDLKNVAGSMEDTVLPRTPGRDFAGIVVDGPPEWRGAEVWGTGGDVGFTLDGSHAEYVRVPVGALARKPARLSFEEASAVGVNFVIGWLGAVEVAQLGEGETVVVFGIAGGVGGAVAQIARARGARVLGVDRFAPAEGTPAAEIVDEFVPFTDSAEVADTLLKHSGGRGAEVVYDAVGGVTTAAALGALAQRGRLVVISAVGTPTVEINLPDFYHREARLLGADSRKLDVTESAERLTLLTPYFERGEFRPLPVAHRFGLEDGQKAYSAVADQVPGRVVIVPESRS; encoded by the coding sequence GTGCGTGCGCTTCGTTTCGACCGGTTCGGCGGTCCTGATGTCCTGCGGGTCGCCGAGGTGCCCGATCCCGTCGCGACCGACGGCACGGCCGTGGTCGCCGTCCGGTCCGCTTCGGTCAACCCGTCCGACCTGAAGAACGTCGCCGGCAGCATGGAAGACACCGTGCTGCCCCGGACACCGGGCCGGGACTTCGCCGGGATCGTCGTCGACGGGCCGCCGGAGTGGCGTGGTGCCGAAGTGTGGGGCACCGGCGGCGACGTCGGCTTCACCCTCGACGGCTCGCACGCGGAGTACGTCCGTGTCCCGGTCGGTGCGCTGGCTCGCAAGCCCGCGCGGCTGAGCTTCGAGGAGGCGTCGGCGGTCGGGGTCAACTTCGTGATCGGCTGGCTCGGCGCCGTCGAGGTCGCGCAGCTGGGCGAGGGCGAGACCGTCGTGGTCTTCGGGATCGCCGGCGGGGTCGGCGGCGCGGTCGCCCAGATCGCCCGCGCGCGCGGCGCCCGGGTGCTCGGTGTCGACCGGTTCGCCCCGGCCGAAGGCACTCCCGCGGCCGAGATCGTGGACGAGTTCGTGCCCTTCACCGATTCGGCGGAGGTCGCCGACACGCTGCTGAAGCACAGCGGCGGCCGGGGCGCCGAGGTCGTCTACGACGCGGTCGGCGGCGTCACCACGGCGGCGGCGCTCGGGGCACTGGCCCAGCGCGGCCGGCTCGTGGTGATCAGCGCGGTCGGCACCCCGACGGTGGAGATCAACCTGCCGGACTTCTACCACCGGGAGGCGCGGCTGCTCGGCGCCGACAGCCGCAAGCTCGACGTCACCGAGTCGGCCGAGCGGCTGACCCTGCTCACCCCGTACTTCGAGCGTGGCGAGTTCCGGCCGCTGCCGGTCGCGCACCGGTTCGGCCTCGAAGACGGGCAGAAAGCGTATTCCGCGGTGGCGGACCAGGTTCCCGGTCGCGTCGTCATCGTCCCGGAATCCCGTTCGTGA